acatacatacatacatacatacatacataatgtGGATGTTGACTTGCTCTCCGCTCCTCTGTGACTGCAGATAGATGAGGCCAATGCGTTTGGTAACACTGCTCTGCACTTGGCCTGTTTCAACGGTCAGGATGCTGTGGTCAGTGAACTGATAGACTACGGAGCTAACGTCAGCCAGCCCAACAACAAGGGTTTCACCCCCCTACACTTCGCTGCAGCCTCCACCCACGGAGCTCTCTGTCTAGAGTTCCTGGTCAACAACGGGGCTGACGTCAACGTCCAGGTGAGGATAGACGCTGTTTCTATCTTGGAGAATGGATGGTCTGACTAGCTCGGTTTCTGTCAATTTGTGGAAAGATCCCCAAAAATATGGGGATTTTACCAGCAGCggtgtgtttccatcaaactggcttcttgtagtgcacataaaaagcaCTTTGTCGTGTAACTGTTCATTGACCAAATAGAAACACATAAAACTTCTGCTTTTTATCAGACTTTTTAACTCTTATCAATGGTTATAACTCTTATCAATGGTTATAACTCTTATCAATGGTTAGTACTCTTATCAATGGTTAGTACTCTTATCAATGGTTAGTACTCTTATCAATGGTTAGTACTCTTATCAATGGTTAGTACTCTTATCAATGGTTAGTACTCTTATCAATGGTTAGTACTCTTATCAATGGTTAGTACTCTTATCAATGGTTAGTACTCTTATCAATGGTTAGTACTCTTATCAATGGTTAGTACTCTTATCAATGGTTAGTACTCTTATCAATGGTTAGTACTCTTATCAATGGTTAGTACTCTTATCAATGGTTAGTACTCTTATCAATGGTTTTGGCACAAAAAGTCTGCGATAAACAGCAAATGTGGCCACAGGTCTTGTCACATGCGCTCCAGCCAACAGCTGGTAGATACAGTGCAGAgtgtacatgatgagattatgtaGAAGAGCAggatcatttttatttgtcaaacggcagccaagcaccgatcatcatgtcaccaaaataagaccctcaatatttattggaaagcagcatcaagctcatcactgtgtactttcaccaccctgtgaagttcatcataacaaATTTAATGTGTAGCTTAATAAAGTGTGCATGCTTTTCCAAGTCGTAGCAGGAGGACCAGACAATATAGCATTGTGTCGGCAAATTTACTGCGTCATGGTTATTCTATCAACTGCCATTTGTCGGGTGATGGTTACtgactgtctctggatctgtcttTCTGTGACTGACTCTCCTGTTAGTCTTTATTTCAGTCTATTCCACTGCTGGTATCACTCTCATATTTTTTCTCTCAGAGTCGGGATGGGAAGAGCCCCCTCCACATGACAGCGGTCCACGGCCGCTTCACTCGCTCCCAGACACTCATCCAGAATGGTaagacctgagtgtgtgtgtttgagttcaGTAGTATTATTGTAAGTATCCTTATTAACCAAACTGTGCTGTCTATACTGTAGGTGGGGAGATTGACAGTGTGGACAAGGATGGAAACACTCCTCTTCACATCGCTGCTCGCTATGGTCACGAGCTCCTCATTAACACACTCATCACCAGCGGAGCCGACtgcacaaggtgtgtgtgtgtgtgtgtgtgtgtgtgtgtgtgtgtgtgtgtgtgtgtgtgtgtgtgtgtgtgtgtgtgtgtgtgtgtgtgtgtgtgtgtgtgtgtgtgtgtgtgtgtgtgtgtgtgtggaatggatGCTTGGATCCCTTTTCTTTCACTTGTTTTGGTGTAATATATAGAGGTACAGCGTGTATTTATAGTAaagactttctctctgtctcgcgctctctgtttcgcgctctctctctttctctgtctctctttctctgtctctctctctctttctgcagaCGAGGAGTCCATGGTATGTTTCCTCTGCACCTGGCTGCTATGAACGCCCACTCAGACTGCTGCCGGAAGCTGCTCTCCTCAGGTAACCTACCAGCACCGGCACAAAGCCATTGGCTGTGTGTACCCTGTTTTACCCTCTTCCTTGGACGAAGAACAGGAATGTCTTACTGCTGCTTTCCAGTCCTGAATTCCTCTACAGGGGGAACTATTCAGCCTGGGTCAGATTGGAGTCACATTGTTCCTCTAACAGCAATACAAGGCAATGGGCATACAAACACAGGCAGGCATTGGGCCAGCATACAGAGATGGTCTGATCAGGCATTGGGCCAGCATACAGAGATGGTTTGATCAGGCATTGGGCCAGCATACAGAGATGGTTTGATCAGGCATTGGGCCAGCATACAGAGATGGTTTGATCAGGCATTGGGCCAGCATACAGAGATGGTTTGATTAGGCATTGGGCCAGCATACAGAGATGGTTTGATCAGGCATTGGGCCAGCATACAGAGATGGTTTGATCAGGCATTGGGCCAGCATGCAGAGATGGTTTGATCAGGCATTGGGCCAGCATACAGAGATGGTCTGATCAGGCATTGGGCCAGCATACAGAGATGGTTTGATCAGGCATTGGGCCAGCATACAGAGATGGTCTGATCAGGCATTGGGCCAGCATACAGAGATGGTCTGATCAGGCATTGGGCCAGCATACAGAGATGGTCTGATCAGGCATTGGGCCAGCATGCAGAGATGGTCTGATTAGGCATTGGGCCAGCATGCAGAGATGGTCTGATCAGACATTGGGCCAGCATACAGAGATGGTCTGATCAGGCATTGGGCCAGCATGCAGAGATGGTCTGATCAGGCATTTCTAGCGGTTTCTCTCCTTGCAGACAAGAATTTGGCTAAGCCAGTGCTCCTCTTGAAATAAGAGACCTGATTGTTTGATAGATACTGGCAAACTTCTATCTAGAGACAATTTTGGCTCCAGTCTGGAAGTCTCAGGCTCTGTTTGAAAGGAGCTGTGCAGTTTCACTTGACTGTGGGGTCAGACTCATACGGGCTCTGAGGCCTCTACTGTAGGAAAACAACAAAGGAAGGCCTTTGATGTTGAGTGATTTACATGAGCTGGAGCACTCTGTGCAGCTGCACAGTTTTATTTGGGCTGAGGAGACAGCCGGCTTGAACCGCAGGGTTAGAGGGTGGTTTAAGGGCAATATTCATAGCCTTCAGTATCCATAGCTGTTAACCCTCCTCCCCCTTAATTGACTAGAATGGTTTGACCCAGCATACTCAGATTCTAGGCAGGACCAAAGTGTGACAGCGTGATGGGGATGCAAATAGAACTCTGCACGAACACTCCTTAACTTATAGCATGCTTCCCCTGCCTacagtctttctctctttctctgttttgtGTGCTTTCAGACTATAAGTACGTGTAGAAGTAAGAGTATTAGACTATATCTTAGCATGTGTGTTTTCTAGCCTGCCTGTCTCTCACCTTACCTCACCTTGTAATTCTGTGTGTTTTCCTGCGTTAACAGCcgtctctttctccacctccctGTCCCTTGTGTCTCTCCCACtttcttcctctgtctgtcttcccTGCTATGTGGCTGTatgttgcctctctctctgcctacatCACCCCCTGTAGGAAGGAGGTATAGCATAATGTGTCCCCTCAGTAACGACCCCTCATCCTCGGCCCTGTCTGCAGGCTTCCAGATCCACACCCCAGATGCACTGGGGAGGACCTGTCTACACGCTGCCGCCGCCGGAGGgtgagtctctctgtgtgtgtgtgtgtgtgtgtgtgtgtgtgtgtgtgtgtgtgtgtgtgtgtgtgtgtctaagagaAATACCTGCACACTATAGTGTAAGCTCctgtacattattttaacatttctgtcAGAAGGGCTTCATcaggtgtctgtttgtgtgtctgtacatTTTGCTTCATGTCACTGTACTCTTCAAAACAGAATTTGTCATGATTGTAAAatgtcttctcctcttcctctgtctcgtTCTGCAGTAATGTGGAGTGTGTGAAATTGCTTCTGAGCAGCGGTGGGGACCATAACCGGAGGGACAAGTGTGGCAGGTGAGTTCTCTTAGAGGGCAGGTAGAAGGGTGGGGAAGGTctgaatcaaatgtatttatatagcccttcttacatcagctgatatctcaaagtgctgtacagaaacccagcctaaaaccccaaacagcaagcaatgcaggtgtagaagcacggtggctaggaaaaactccctagaaaggccaaaacctaggaagaaacctagagaggaaccaggctatgaggggtggccagtcctcttctggctgtgccgggtggagattataacagaacatggccaagatgttcaaatgttcatagatgaccagcatggtcaaataataataatcacagtagttgtcgagggtgcaacaggtcagcacctcaggagtaaatgtcagttggtcaatgagagtatctctaccgctcctgctgtctctagagagttgaaaacagcaggtctgggacaggtagcacgtccggtgaactggtcagggttccatagccgcaggcagaacagttgaaactggagcagcagcacggccaggtgaactgggggaCAGCAAGcggtcatcatgccaggtagtcctgaggcatggtcctagggctcaggtcctccgagaaagaaagagagaaagagagagcaattcACACagcacaccggataagacaggagaaatactccagatataacagactgaccctagccccccgacacaaactactgcagcataaatactggagactgagacaggaggggtcaggagacactgtggccccatccgatgaagtAGGGGCAGGTGAACAGGGCTTTAGTGGGGACAGTGAATTGGTGTGTATGGATGACAGTTGTTGAAAGCTGGTTCTTACTGAGGTGAGGACCCTGCTGAAAGGAGATCATGGAGAACAGAGCTTAGAGTGGGGGCTGCATTCGTTTGTGGTCTTTTTCTGTCAGTTCCTCTCTCCAGTTCCTGtgcaggtgtgtttgtgtggtcacAGCCATTTCCCCTCAGTCCTCTGACTCAACACTTTAGTTAACTCTCTTCAACCTTTTTAGATCTTTAAAGTGTGACTCAAATCAATGTGCAGGCATATAACACTGtccttctgtgtgtgtctggccatctctctgtgtgtgtgtctctctctacaggACCCCTCTCCACTATGCGGCTGCCAGTCGTCACTATCAGTGCCTGGAGACGCTGGTGTCGTGTGGGACCTGCATTAATGCCACTGACCAGTGGGGGCGCTCTGCCCTGCACTACGCAGCTGCCTCTGACCTGGACAGGAGGTGACGCTCACTGACCAGACTTAGTGACCAATCCTAACTTCCGCATTAGAGTTAAATTCCCATTTACAGCAATGCATGACTAAATGAACATTTGCCTTACATGCACACCTCACCTGCCACGATGCGCgcacgagcgttgcaaaataaatgtacacttaCTTGTTACTCAATAATTTCACCCACACCGCTCGCTCATGTgaacgagcgtctgcgtagccaAGTGCTAAATAGAACATGGTTCTAATTGAGACGCTCGATGCGCTGAAAGTCCCCTCATTGGTTATCAGGAAGATACAAACCCACGTGGATGCTTGAAAGACCAACGAGGAGAGATTCATTAAAGATGACTAACTAAAAACGAACTAGGTGTCTGTACGTACTAGGGATGGGCACAGTTATTCGAATATCCTAACGAACGTTAGTATTCGATCACGTGTGATTATACATTTTAATTTTTATAGTTAGCGCTCTAAACAGCCTACAGTTCTGAGGACGCACAAagtaattgttttattttcaaGTACATTTTCTCTCGTGTTGCGCTTTACATGAAAAGGCATCCCGTGCGTTTCACCCTCCAGTCAGCCCTGACAACGGTAGCCTATTGTATTTCTCCCACTTCAAATAGCCTAGTGATAACAGGCACGCATCTAACGGAGATTCCACAATACCTGACACAGATCAATGCAGAACGGTTTTCAAACGGACGCTATCACGGTGAACATCAGACATCTCTGTCACTGTTGCTGACTGTTAGCTAAAAACTACCAGAGAATACCAGAGAATACCAGTCCAACAACTATCTGGATATCCAAAGAAATGTCATGATATTATTCGAATAGTGAAGTCATTTCAAATGTCCATCCCAAGTCTGCAGCATCGTCTGTCCagtgttcacacccctgagtAGTCTAATACCAGGACATTCAGACTAGCACAGCTGTAAATGCTAGATGACCCTGAATACCATCCCTGAGTAGTCTAATACCAGGACATTCAGACTAGCACAGCTGTAAACGCTAGATGATCCTGAATACCATCCCTGAGTAGTCTAATACCAGGACATTCAGACTAGCACAGCTGTAAACGCTAGATGATCCTGAATACCACCCCTGAGTAGTCTAATACCAGGACATTCAGACTAGCACAGCTGTAAACGCTAGATGACCCTGAATACCATCCCTGAGTAGTCTAATACCAGGACATTCAGACTAGCACAGCTGTAAACGCTAGATGACCCTGAATACCACCCCTGAGTAGTCTAATACCAGGACATTCAGACTAGCACAGCTGTAAACGCTAGATGATCCTGAATACCATCCCTGAGTAGTCTAATACCAGGACATTCAGACTAGCACAGCTGTAAACGCTAGATGATCCTGAATACCATCCCTGAGTAGTCTAATACCAGGACATTCAGACTAGCACAGCTGTAAACGCTAGATGATCCTGAATACCATCCCTGAGTAGTCTAATACCAGGACATTCAGACTAGCACAGCTGTAAACGCTAGATGATCCTGAATACCATCCCTGAGTAGTCTAATACCAGGACATTCAGACTAGCACAGCTGTAAACGCTAGATGATCCTGAATACCATCCCTGAGTGGTCTAATACCAGGACATTCAGACTAGCACAGCTGTAAACGCTAGATGATCCTGAATACCATCCCTGAGTAGTCTAATACCAGGACATTCAGACTAGCACAGCTGTAAACGCTAGATGATCCTGAATACCACCCCTGAGTAGTCTAATACCAGGACATTCAGACTAGCACAGCTGTAAACGCTAGATGATCCTGAATACCACCCCTGAGTAGTCTAATACCAGGACATTCAGACTAGCACAGCTGTAAACGCTAGATGATCCTGAATACCACCCCTGAATAACAGATGGAGGGTCCCTCTAAACCCCACTCTTCCCAGAGGTTTTATTTTTGCATAAGCTATTGTCAGAATTGTTTAAATATTGAGAATGTCTTAATATttttctgctgtgtgtgtcttgtgaagGCGACGTCAGGCTCTGGAGCCAGAGAGCGAAGGGGTCCAggcagagaaggagaaggaggctgCACTGTGAGTATGCTATTTTATTTCTAGGAGTATTACTCAGGTAGTCAGTCAGCACAGACTATGGCTCAGTGAAAACCATGCCTATGGTTCTAAATGTTTGAGAAcgactctcgctctcactctcactcactcactcactcactcactcactcactcactcactcactcactcactcactcactcactcactcactcactcactcactcactcactcactcactcactcactcactcactcactcactctgtgtACACAGACCAGTTCAGACAGACAATACCTTCTGTCATTGTCTCTCAGCTTGTTTGAATAGCTTTTGCATATGTCTGTTGAacgtctgactctctctctctctctctctctctctctctctctctctctctctctctctctctctctctctctctctctctctctctctctctctctctctctctctctctctctctctcccgcataTCACCTCCCAGTCTGAGGCTTTGTTAACTTTTGAAGTAACCTTTCATTGTAGTGTTTGCGTCTGACGATATCGTGTCTTTTTGTACTAGATGTCTGGAGTTCCTGTTGCAAAGTGGTGCTACTGCGTCTCTGAAAGATAAGCAGGGTTACAGTCCTGTCCACTATGCTGCAGCCTATGGCCACAGACACTGTCTGGAGCTGGTGAGTACACACACGCACTTCTGAAAAATCATCTGCGCAAGTACAGCCACACATGAAGAAAAtctatttttttggggggttataTAATCCAGAGATGGCTCTTGTCATTGGCCCCATCTGCTAGTTAATGGAATCTGTGTGTAGAGCTTCAACTACAGTTTCACAAGATATCGCCAATACACACAGCTCACAAATACCACTTACCGAATTCAAATGATTTGATGTGAACTGTGTAGTCTGTGGTTGTGGTTTCAGCTGTTGGACCGAGACGAGAGTCACCAGGAGGACCCAGAATCTCTGAGTGCCAGGAGCCCCCTGCACCTCGCTGTGAGTCATTATCATACGCAGGCATACATTATCACATATCCACTCTAGCCATGCATTAAAATGGGGGGTGAAGAGGGTTTTCTTCCTGATCTTTTGACCTGAGCAGGAGAAAGACTAGTTATTTGGTCAGGGCACGTGGTCAGGAAAAAATGGATAACGGGCGTTATCACTTACATACAGCCATACATACATTACCACAGAGTATACATCGCAAAGACTGTGTCTTTGAAAGCCAACAGCTGTCATGTGTgtaatctgtctgtctccccgtcTCCAGGCGTACCACGGCCATGCCCAGGCTCTGGAGGTGTTGCTGCAGGGGGAGAGGGAAGTGGACCAGGGGGACGAGGCTGGTCGTACTCCACTGGCCCTAGCGGCCCTCAGGGGCCACACTGACTGTGTCCACACCCTCCTCAGCCAGGGGGCCTCGCCACGCACCACAGACACCAACAGGGGGCGCACCCCTGTACACCTAGCAGGTAATGGAGACCAGCGTGTTTGTGAGAATTTGAAAtactcttttttgttgttgtggtccctgtcacaggaggttggtggcacctacATTTTGGAGGATGGGcatgtggtaatgactggagctggagtggaatggtatcaaatacatcagacacatggtttccatgtgtttgatgccattccatttgctgcTCCATtctggacattattatgagccgttctcccctcagcagcctccacaggTCTGTGTGCACTAGATCTGTACTCAGTTTCCTCTGTctgactttctctctttctctctctccctcctctctgtcctgagTGATGAATGGCCATACTTCGTGTGTACGCCTCCTGCTGGATGACCAAGACAGTGCAGACCTGGTGGATGCTGCAGACTCTCGGGGACAGTGAGTTGACCAATCCATTCATATATCTATCTATTGTACATCTATTGGATTGGTTTTAGAAATATGTTGACCAttcatgtacactgaacaaaaatataaacactacttctgaagtgttggtcccatgtttcatcagctgaaattaaacatcccagaaatgttccatacacacaaagcttatttctctcaaagtttgtgcacaaatttgtttacatcattgttagtgagcatttctcctttgccacacctgtcattcacaggtggggcatatcaagaagctgattagacagcatgattattacacaggtgcaccttgtgctggggacaataaaaggacattCTAaaatacacaacacaatgccacagatgtctcaagttttgagggagtgtgtaattggcatgctgactgcaggaatgtccaccagaactattgccagagaattgaatgttaatttatctGTCATAAGCTGCATCCAacttagttttagagaatttggcagaacatccaaccatgtgtaaccacgccagcccaggactgccagatccggcttcttcacctgcgggattgtttgAGACCAGCCACTGGGACAGCTGATGagactgggtttgcacaaccaaaggatttctgcacaaactgtcagaaacgtctcagggaagctcatctgcgtgctcgttgtcctcaccagggtcttcgatgtccactggcacactggagaagtgtgctcttcactgatgaatcccggtttcaactgtaccgggcagatggcagacaccGTGTACGGCGTCGTGCGGGCGAGCggcttgctgatgtcaacgttgtgaacagagtgccccatggtggaagtggggttatggtatgggcaggaataagctatggacaacgaatacaattgcattttatcgatggcaatttcaatggaCACAGAGaaaccgtgatgagatcctgaggcccattgtcgtgccattcatccgccgccatcacctcatgtttcagcatgataatgcacggccccatgtcgcaaggatctgtacacaattcctggaagctgaaaatgtcccagttcttgaaTGAACAATATACTCATCGttcatgtcacccattgagcatgtttgggatgccctgggtcgacgtgtacaacagcgtgttccagttcctgacaatatctagcaacttcgcacagccattaaagaggagtgggacaacattccacaggccacaatcaacagcctgatcaactctgtgaagatgtcgtgctgcatgaggcaaatggtggtcacaccagatactgactggttttctgatccacacccctaccttttttttatggtatctgtgaccaacagatgcatatctgtattctcactcgtgaaatccatagatttgggcctaatgaatttatttcaattgactgatttccttatgccctaactcagtaaaatctatgaaattgttgcatgttgcgtttttctTTATTAATTTAGTATAGTTAGAAAGGGACTGGATAGGTATACGTTATATGGTAATATCTTGCGCTCAGCTTCCTCTCTGATAAGCGAGGTCAAATTTGCGCTGTATTGCATACACTCATCGAATCCTGTCAGATCTGATTGGATGGATGGAGGTAATATGATAATACTAGTGTGTTGGCTCTGATTTGGGATTGTGTCTACCGATCCGTTTTTCCTACTCTGActgtcccctctctgtccctgtcagGACTCCTCTGATGCTGGCGGTGGCAGGGGGACATGTGGACGCTGTGTCTCTGCTGCTGGAGAGAGAGGCTGCTGTAGACACAGCAGACAGCCATGGCCTGACCGCCTTGCACCTTggggtgagtgtttgtgtgtgtgattgtactGAATTCTGGGTAGCTTTTAACAACATGATCTCTTTGTCCAGTCTAAAAGTTTAAAGGTGCTCTCTGTCGCGTTCCcattttctcctcttcctcctcctcctcctcctcctcacccagtTGCTGTGTGGTCAGGAGGagtgtgtccagtgtctgttggagcaGGAGGCCTCTGTGTTGCTGGGGGACTCCAGGGGCCGAACAGCCCTCCATCTGGCTGCAGCGAGGGGCCACGCATCCTGGCTTGCTGAGCTGCTGAGTATCGCTTTTTCTGAACCGCCCACGCCCCGCCTCCGAGACCACCAGGGGTACACCCCCCTGCACTGGGCCTGCTACTATGGTCAGTCACTAGACCTACCTACTACACTGGGCCTGCTACTATGGTCAGTCACTAGACCTACCTACTACACTGGGCCTGCTACTATGGTCAGTCACTAGACCTACCTACTACACTGGGCCTGCTACTATGGTCAGTCACTAGACCTACCTACTGCACTGGGCCTGCTACTATGGTCAGTCACTAGACCTACCTACTGCACTGGGCCTGCTACTATGGTCAGTCACTAGACCTACCTACTGCACTGGGCCTGCTACTATGGTCAGTCACTAGACCTACCTACTGCACTGGGCCTGCTACTATGGTCAGTCACTAGACCTACCAACTGCAGGCCTGCCTCAAACCATGAATTTTTAGTTTGAATCTCCAATCAGTGTGCCTGAGGATTTTGTCTCTACGTATATATTTTATGTGAAATACCTTTTATGTTGGCATGTTGTAATAATCTTGTGTGTGTCCAGGTCACGAGGGCTGTGTGGAGGTACTGCTGGAGCAGAAAGGTTGTCGCTGTATCGATGGGAACCCCTTCACTCCCCTGCACTGTGCTGTGTAAGTCTTCACATACATGTACAAATTGCACAGTATTCCCCATAGATGTCAGTGTTGACTGTGTTTTGCCTCATGGACAACAGTGTTTACATTCTGTGTTTCGCTTCCCAGGGTGAATGATCATGAATCCTGTGCCGCACTACTGCTGGAGGCCATGGGATCAGACATCGCCAGCTGTAAGGATGCTAAGGATAGGTAGGTCgtcaccagtggtggaaaaagtacccaaatgtcatacttgagtaaaagtatagataccttaatagaaaagtgAGTCACTCATTAAAATTCTACTTGaggaaaagtctaaaagtatttggttttaaatatacttaagtatcaaaagtaaaagtataaataatttcaaattccttatattaagcaaaccaggccacatcattttcttgtttAATTTCTTTATTCACAGAttgccaggggcacgctccaacactcagacataatttacaaatgaaacgtttgtgtttagtgagtccgccaggtcagaggcagtagggatgaccagggatgttctcttgataagtgtgtgaattggaccattttcctgtcctgctaagcattcaaaatgtaacgagtacttttgagtgTTAGGGAAAAAGTACattatcttctttaggaatgtagtgaagtaaaaggtgtaaaaaaatataaatagtaaagtacagatgcatcaaaaaCTAAagtaatactttaaagtatttttacttaagtactttacactactgGTCGTCACACACCCGATTCAGATACATATTGGAGTTGCCCTGGATCAGATGGAGCTGTATCGAACA
The DNA window shown above is from Salmo salar chromosome ssa25, Ssal_v3.1, whole genome shotgun sequence and carries:
- the LOC106586375 gene encoding serine/threonine-protein phosphatase 6 regulatory ankyrin repeat subunit B isoform X3, producing MAVLKLVEQPPLVQAIFNGDPEEIRMLIYKSEDINALDPDKRTPLHAAAFLGDAEITELLILSGARVNAKDNMWLTPLHRAVASRSEEAVRVLIRHSADVNARDKNWQTPLHVAAANNALRCAEVIIPLLSSVNVSDRGGRTALHHAALNGHTEMVNLLLAKGANINAFDKKDGRALHWAAYMGHLGVVCLLVSQGAEVSCKDKRGYTSLHTAASNGQIAVVKHLLNLAVEIDEANAFGNTALHLACFNGQDAVVSELIDYGANVSQPNNKGFTPLHFAAASTHGALCLEFLVNNGADVNVQSRDGKSPLHMTAVHGRFTRSQTLIQNGGEIDSVDKDGNTPLHIAARYGHELLINTLITSGADCTRRGVHGMFPLHLAAMNAHSDCCRKLLSSGRRYSIMCPLSNDPSSSALSAGFQIHTPDALGRTCLHAAAAGGNVECVKLLLSSGGDHNRRDKCGRTPLHYAAASRHYQCLETLVSCGTCINATDQWGRSALHYAAASDLDRRRRQALEPESEGVQAEKEKEAALCLEFLLQSGATASLKDKQGYSPVHYAAAYGHRHCLELLLDRDESHQEDPESLSARSPLHLAAYHGHAQALEVLLQGEREVDQGDEAGRTPLALAALRGHTDCVHTLLSQGASPRTTDTNRGRTPVHLAVMNGHTSCVRLLLDDQDSADLVDAADSRGQTPLMLAVAGGHVDAVSLLLEREAAVDTADSHGLTALHLGLLCGQEECVQCLLEQEASVLLGDSRGRTALHLAAARGHASWLAELLSIAFSEPPTPRLRDHQGYTPLHWACYYGHEGCVEVLLEQKGCRCIDGNPFTPLHCAVVNDHESCAALLLEAMGSDIASCKDAKDRTPLHAAAFSGHVDCVQLLLAHDAPVDAVDQSGRSALMMAAEKGGVGAVEVLLTSANASLGLVDQIGNTALHLACSSGKEDCVLFILERLKDTVLIGATNAALQTPLHLAARSGLKQAVQDLLSRGASVQMLDENAPESPPQVPS
- the LOC106586375 gene encoding serine/threonine-protein phosphatase 6 regulatory ankyrin repeat subunit B isoform X1, with amino-acid sequence MAVLKLVEQPPLVQAIFNGDPEEIRMLIYKSEDINALDPDKRTPLHAAAFLGDAEITELLILSGARVNAKDNMWLTPLHRAVASRSEEAVRVLIRHSADVNARDKNWQTPLHVAAANNALRCAEVIIPLLSSVNVSDRGGRTALHHAALNGHTEMVNLLLAKGANINAFDKKDGRALHWAAYMGHLGVVCLLVSQGAEVSCKDKRGYTSLHTAASNGQIAVVKHLLNLAVEIDEANAFGNTALHLACFNGQDAVVSELIDYGANVSQPNNKGFTPLHFAAASTHGALCLEFLVNNGADVNVQSRDGKSPLHMTAVHGRFTRSQTLIQNGGEIDSVDKDGNTPLHIAARYGHELLINTLITSGADCTRRGVHGMFPLHLAAMNAHSDCCRKLLSSGRRYSIMCPLSNDPSSSALSAGFQIHTPDALGRTCLHAAAAGGNVECVKLLLSSGGDHNRRDKCGRTPLHYAAASRHYQCLETLVSCGTCINATDQWGRSALHYAAASDLDRRRRQALEPESEGVQAEKEKEAALCLEFLLQSGATASLKDKQGYSPVHYAAAYGHRHCLELLLDRDESHQEDPESLSARSPLHLAAYHGHAQALEVLLQGEREVDQGDEAGRTPLALAALRGHTDCVHTLLSQGASPRTTDTNRGRTPVHLAVMNGHTSCVRLLLDDQDSADLVDAADSRGQTPLMLAVAGGHVDAVSLLLEREAAVDTADSHGLTALHLGLLCGQEECVQCLLEQEASVLLGDSRGRTALHLAAARGHASWLAELLSIAFSEPPTPRLRDHQGYTPLHWACYYGHEGCVEVLLEQKGCRCIDGNPFTPLHCAVVNDHESCAALLLEAMGSDIASCKDAKDRTPLHAAAFSGHVDCVQLLLAHDAPVDAVDQSGRSALMMAAEKGGVGAVEVLLTSANASLGLVDQIGNTALHLACSSGKEDCVLFILERLKDTVLIGATNAALQTPLHLAARSGLKQAVQDLLSRGASVQMLDENGLTPALACAPSREVADCLALILATMMPFCSPCSSGVPSPGSLLRALSRQKGSRDPRSPKAPSGPSSEGSASQGTTENDSDSETF